Proteins encoded by one window of Nasonia vitripennis strain AsymCx chromosome 5, Nvit_psr_1.1, whole genome shotgun sequence:
- the LOC100117249 gene encoding uncharacterized protein LOC100117249 encodes MPKILAIILFAAAAISAATARHARQTSWNETIVGEIGNSPKGKSIGPWSEILEDWVISGAENSNARGSRVMKLGDTALKVTANKVSPPNKRDVSETDLYLLGAIEKLVYRVDFMEKRLKRAEELLYYVISGNNKSKDPCPENYTRVGQFCYHFSSREYDWKSSASLCRGMGGNLVEFETVEENQDVVALLQSDKKVKNKSYWTGGLNPGLLWIWAASARPVHHDTKQNVIGDGRCLKLEYNPASRIYLYKGEDCGSRQRYICELSKDDESANKIDRIARKLLIDSE; translated from the exons ATGCCAAAGATCCTCGCCATTATTctcttcgccgctgctgcgatCAGCGCTGCCACCGCCAGACATG CTCGACAGACGTCGTGGAACGAGACGATCGTCGGGGAGATCGGTAACTCGCCGAAGGGCAAATCGATCGGTCCTTGGAGCGAGATCTTGGAGGACTGGGTCATTTCCGGAGCCGAAAATTCCAACGCGAGAGGCTCGCGAGTAATGAAACTTGGAGACACGGCGTTGAAAGTGACAGCGAACAAAGTCTCGCCGCCCAACAAGCGCGATGTCTCCGAAACCGATCTTTATCTGCTCG GTGCtattgaaaaattagtttACAGAGTGGATTTCATGGAAAAACGCTTGAAAAGAGCGGAGGAGCTACTTTACTACGTCATCTCTGGAAACAATAAATCAAAAG ACCCTTGTCCCGAAAATTACACACGTGTGGGCCAGTTCTGCTACCACTTCAGTTCGCGAGAATACGACTGGAAATCGTCGGCGAGTTTGTGTCGTGGAATGGGCGGTAACTTGGTGGAATTCGAGACGGTCGAGGAGAATCAAGACGTGGTTGCACTTCTTCAAAGTGACAAAAAAGTGAAGAACAAGAGTTACTGGACTGGAGGGCTTAACCCGGGACTATTGTGGATTTGGGCCGCCAGTGCCAGACCGGTTCACCACGACACCAAGCAGAATGTTATCGGCGACGGAAG ATGCTTGAAACTCGAGTACAATCCTGCCTCGAGGATATACCTGTACAAAGGAGAGGACTGCGGATCGAGGCAGAGGTACATTTGCGAGCTTTCGAAGGATGACGAATCGGCAAACAAGATCGATCGAATAGCGAGAAAATTGCTGATCGATAGCGAGTAG
- the LOC100117210 gene encoding protocadherin Fat 4 isoform X1, with protein sequence MEDVILKILPLLCCLLHGVSGQLIRDTRCFLENGATAAHLFVSEDHQVGDTIGLLGVLGDPGPQGDIELRLQEHDSPVTFSPHSRNLTLTRPLDKEGVEGPASVYINVICERKHTLDPGFVIPVNIRVTDANDNAPEFINAPYVLNISEVTVVGTRVLQGVRAVDADQPGPYSTVQYSILPGPHADFFVFANALEGTLVLRKPLDYETLSNFSVGIRAQDQGNPPQSSTTTLYVNVIDADDQNPAFLNDQYKVSVPLQIKTRKILRVDPAPIKAVDQDVGISAPVRYSIQGGILPFLTLNPETADIIVTRPLQDHELISSATLVIKATQIDNADRYALATVIVSREGSVEDDSANGVIGGRLPVRFVLKDYHASVPENTPPGSVILTAGVNKIDPNLRFWLVGAKEDLDRFSITNSGELILKGNLDYERRIQHSFLVHVTDKHNNDTARVNVSVEDVNEWEPRFRHPRYEFHARTLREGSIVGRLEAADGDRGDRVSLSLRGPDARSFEIRDNGELILRSMGPFNGTIARLVAIASDTGKPPRSSMIPVIVHLPSAGATPVAARAAPAWLGSSVLLVAVFGAVLGLLGVVILILILYIYKHKRPKSGGSVSSVGTGYREKSPVPSALSPTPQILGASILQDTLEISRDRRCGSNDIDNPVFGEDNDSYNATIKSVISNRQMSLYSRHKVAPAPEPPALSATSNIPNVGGLVQNMNDLSARSNINNIETGSQNSSNFSGDPPDSLAPTWPVESLSRRVKKLSWDDDDRGFLFVQTVDSVEIAAEARAGTSHANNEQLNLTVYF encoded by the exons ATGGAGGACGTAATTCTCAAAATTCTGCCTCTGCTTTGTTGTCTTCTTCATGGAGTATCTGGGCAAC TGATACGAGACACACGATGTTTTCTGGAAAACGGCGCGACGGCGGCTCACCTGTTCGTCAGCGAGGACCATCAAGTCGGCGACACGATAGGCCTGCTCGGCGTACTCGGCGATCCGGGACCCCAGGGTGACATCGAGCTCCGGCTCCAGGAGCACGACAGCCCCGTTACCTTCTCGCCGCACTCGCGAAACCTCACCCTCACCAGGCCGCTCGACAAGGAGGGCGTCGAGGGACCCGCCAGTGTATACATCAACGTTATATGCGAGAGGAAGCACACTCTTGATCCG GGGTTTGTCATTCCTGTAAATATTCGCGTCACTGACGCCAACGACAACGCTCCGGAGTTCATCAACGCGCCGTACGTGTTGAATATATCGGAG GTCACGGTAGTGGGAACCAGAGTTTTGCAAGGCGTCAGAGCAGTGGACGCCGATCAACCTGGGCCCTACTCGACGGTCCAGTACTCGATTCTTCCAGGCCCGCACGCG GACTTCTTTGTGTTCGCCAATGCCTTGGAAGGGACTCTCGTTCTTCGGAAACCACTGGACTACGAGACTTTGAGTAACTTTTCAGTCGGGATTCGCGCTCAA GATCAAGGAAATCCACCACAATCGTCGACAACAACGCTCTACGTGAACGTCATCGACGCTGACGACCAGAATCCTGCCTTTCTGAACGACCAGTACAAAGTTAGCGTTCCTCTGCAGATAAAAACC CGAAAGATTCTCCGAGTCGATCCTGCGCCAATCAAAGCTGTCGATCAAGACGTGGGAATCAGTGCCCCAGTGAGGTACTCCATCCAAGGCGGCATCTTACCCTTCCTCACCCTGAACCCCGAGACCGCCGACATCATCGTGACCAGACCCTTACAGGATCACGAGCTGATCTCGTCGGCGACTCTCGTGATAAAG GCAACGCAAATCGACAACGCGGATCGCTACGCCTTGGCAACGGTTATTGTTTCCCGCGAGGGAAGCGTGGAAGACGATTCTGCAAACG GTGTTATAGGCGGCCGTCTACCCGTGAGATTCGTGCTGAAGGATTATCACGCGAGCGTTCCCGAGAACACTCCGCCAGGCAGCGTTATTCTCACGGCGGGTGTCAATAAAATCGATCCC AATCTCAGGTTCTGGCTCGTTGGCGCCAAGGAGGATCTCGACAGGTTCTCCATCACCAACTCGGGAGAGCTGATCCTGAAGGGGAACCTCGACTACGAGCGGAGGATACAGCACAGTTTTCTCGTGCACGTCACCGACAAGCACAAT AACGACACGGCGAGAGTGAACGTTTCGGTGGAAGACGTGAACGAGTGGGAGCCGAGGTTCAGGCATCCCAGATACGAGTTCCACGCGAGAACCTTGAGAGAGGGTTCCATTGTTG gAAGACTCGAAGCAGCCGACGGCGACAGAGGAGATCGGGTGTCGCTGAGCCTCAGGGGACCGGATGCCAGGTCTTTCGAAATACGTGATAATGGAGAGTTGATCCTTCGGTCCATGGGTCCATTCAACGGCACCATAGCGCGATTGGTTGCCATTGCCTCCGACACTGGGAAACCTCCGAGATCCAGTATGATACCGGTGATAGTTCACCTGCCCAGTGCAGGAGCTACCCCAGTCGCAGCCAGGGCGGCTCCAGCTTGGCTGGGCAGCAGTGTTCTCTTGGTGGCGGTGTTCGGTGCTGTTCTTGGCCTCCTCGGGGTCGTTATTTTAATCCTcattttatacatttataagCA CAAAAGGCCAAAGAGCGGCGGATCGGTGAGTTCCGTGGGCACGGGATACCGAGAAAAGTCCCCGGTTCCCTCGGCCCTCAGCCCGACACCGCAAATACTCGGCGCCAGTATCCTGCAGGATACACTGGAGATAAGCAGGGATAGACGTTGCGGATCCAACGATATCGACAATCCCGTTTTCGGAGAAGATAACGATAGCTACAACGCTACGATCAAAA GTGTCATATCAAACAGACAAATGTCGCTGTACTCGAGGCACAAAGTGGCGCCTGCGCCAGAGCCACCCGCCTTGTCGGCGACGTCGAACATACCGAACGTCGGCGGCCTCGTGCAGAACATGAACGATTTGAGCGCCCGGAGCAACATCAACAACATCGAGACAGGATCGCAAAACTCCTCGAACTTCTCGGGGGATCCCCCGGATTCACTCGCGCCAACGTGGCCAGTCGAATCCCTGTCCAGGAGGGTCAAGAAGCTGTCTTGGGACGACGATGACAGG GGATTTTTGTTTGTTCAGACGGTCGACAGTGTGGAAATCGCTGCGGAAGCTCGGGCGGGCACCAGTCACGCCAACAACGAACAGCTGAACTTGACAGTGTATTTTTGA
- the LOC100117284 gene encoding nicotinamidase: MKGETISNGELWQTAEGVLKRFDKDQDGGLDFEEFKELCLELFGADEVEQHESKLPDLFNALDADGDGILKDDEWESCFSEWIRVVLNPVNVFLIVDVQNDFIDGTLALKDLGLGQDGSDVVEPINQLIEDCPWNKVVYSLDWHPSNHIGFYDNLHLRELHPDSKVKKEDAKLFDTVLFLKPELKQKLWPVHCVVDSWGAQLHKDLIIAPDSIQIRKGQDPDMDSYSAFYDNDGVNTTELPKILQELGATDIYMCGLAYDVCVCSTCLDGLRLGYRVALIENCCRGVDPNEVEEARRKITEKGGLPLATENVKDHVVGEKRSLVMALQGAKSLAKRREAARENSEE; encoded by the exons ATGAAGGGCGAGACGATTTCGAACGGAGAGCTTTGGCAAACGGCCGAGGGCGTTTTGAAGAGGTTCGACAAAGACCAGGACGGCGGGCTGGACTTTGAGGAATTCAAAGAACTGTGTCTAGAGCTCTTTGGCGCGGACGAAGTCGAACAACACGAGAGCAAGCTTCCCGACCTTTTCAACGCGCTCGACGCTGACGGCGATGGGATTCTTAAGGACGACGAGTGGGAAAG CTGCTTCAGCGAGTGGATCAGAGTAGTTTTAAACCCGGTTAACGTCTTCTTAATTGTCGACGTGCAGAACGATTTCATCGACGGTACTCTGGCGTTGAAAGATCTGGGACTGGGACAGGACGGCTCGGATGTCGTCGAGCCCATTAATCAATTAATCGAGGACTGCCCGTGGAACAAAGTCGTTTACTCGCTTGACTGGCATCCGTCGAATCACATCGGATTTTACGACAACCTGCATTTGCGAGAACTTCATCCTGATTCTAAA gtaaaaaaagaagacgCGAAACTATTCGATACGGTTCTGTTTCTGAAACCCGAGCTCAAGCAAAAATTGTGGCCTGTGCACTGCGTCGTCGACAGCTGGGGCGCGCAGTTACATAAAGATCTTATTATTGCACCGGATTCCATACAG ATTCGCAAAGGCCAGGACCCGGACATGGACAGCTACTCGGCATTTTACGACAATGACGGCGTCAACACGACGGAGCTTCCGAAAATCCTCCAGGAACTCGGCGCAACGGACATCTACATGTGCGGCCTGGCCTACGACGTCTGCGTTTGCTCGACTTGTTTGGACGGCTTACGACTCGGTTATCGCGTGGCCCTTATCGAAAACTGCTGCCGAGGAGTCGACCCGAACGAGGTCGAAGAGGCTCGACGCAAAATCACGGAAAAAGGTGGACTGCCCCTTGCGACCGAAAACGTTAAGGATCACGTCGTCGGGGAAAAACGAAGTCTCGTCATGGCACTGCAAGGAGCCAAGAGTCTCGCTAAGCGGAGAGAAGCCGCGAGGGAGAATAGCGAAGAGTGA
- the LOC100117210 gene encoding protocadherin Fat 4 isoform X2 yields MEDVILKILPLLCCLLHGVSGQLIRDTRCFLENGATAAHLFVSEDHQVGDTIGLLGVLGDPGPQGDIELRLQEHDSPVTFSPHSRNLTLTRPLDKEGVEGPASVYINVICERKHTLDPGFVIPVNIRVTDANDNAPEFINAPYVLNISEVTVVGTRVLQGVRAVDADQPGPYSTVQYSILPGPHADFFVFANALEGTLVLRKPLDYETLSNFSVGIRAQDQGNPPQSSTTTLYVNVIDADDQNPAFLNDQYKVSVPLQIKTRKILRVDPAPIKAVDQDVGISAPVRYSIQGGILPFLTLNPETADIIVTRPLQDHELISSATLVIKATQIDNADRYALATVIVSREGSVEDDSANGVIGGRLPVRFVLKDYHASVPENTPPGSVILTAGVNKIDPNLRFWLVGAKEDLDRFSITNSGELILKGNLDYERRIQHSFLVHVTDKHNNDTARVNVSVEDVNEWEPRFRHPRYEFHARTLREGSIVGRLEAADGDRGDRVSLSLRGPDARSFEIRDNGELILRSMGPFNGTIARLVAIASDTGKPPRSSMIPVIVHLPSAGATPVAARAAPAWLGSSVLLVAVFGAVLGLLGVVILILILYIYKHKRPKSGGSVSSVGTGYREKSPVPSALSPTPQILGASILQDTLEISRDRRCGSNDIDNPVFGEDNDSYNATIKSVISNRQMSLYSRHKVAPAPEPPALSATSNIPNVGGLVQNMNDLSARSNINNIETGSQNSSNFSGDPPDSLAPTWPVESLSRRVKKLSWDDDDRTVDSVEIAAEARAGTSHANNEQLNLTVYF; encoded by the exons ATGGAGGACGTAATTCTCAAAATTCTGCCTCTGCTTTGTTGTCTTCTTCATGGAGTATCTGGGCAAC TGATACGAGACACACGATGTTTTCTGGAAAACGGCGCGACGGCGGCTCACCTGTTCGTCAGCGAGGACCATCAAGTCGGCGACACGATAGGCCTGCTCGGCGTACTCGGCGATCCGGGACCCCAGGGTGACATCGAGCTCCGGCTCCAGGAGCACGACAGCCCCGTTACCTTCTCGCCGCACTCGCGAAACCTCACCCTCACCAGGCCGCTCGACAAGGAGGGCGTCGAGGGACCCGCCAGTGTATACATCAACGTTATATGCGAGAGGAAGCACACTCTTGATCCG GGGTTTGTCATTCCTGTAAATATTCGCGTCACTGACGCCAACGACAACGCTCCGGAGTTCATCAACGCGCCGTACGTGTTGAATATATCGGAG GTCACGGTAGTGGGAACCAGAGTTTTGCAAGGCGTCAGAGCAGTGGACGCCGATCAACCTGGGCCCTACTCGACGGTCCAGTACTCGATTCTTCCAGGCCCGCACGCG GACTTCTTTGTGTTCGCCAATGCCTTGGAAGGGACTCTCGTTCTTCGGAAACCACTGGACTACGAGACTTTGAGTAACTTTTCAGTCGGGATTCGCGCTCAA GATCAAGGAAATCCACCACAATCGTCGACAACAACGCTCTACGTGAACGTCATCGACGCTGACGACCAGAATCCTGCCTTTCTGAACGACCAGTACAAAGTTAGCGTTCCTCTGCAGATAAAAACC CGAAAGATTCTCCGAGTCGATCCTGCGCCAATCAAAGCTGTCGATCAAGACGTGGGAATCAGTGCCCCAGTGAGGTACTCCATCCAAGGCGGCATCTTACCCTTCCTCACCCTGAACCCCGAGACCGCCGACATCATCGTGACCAGACCCTTACAGGATCACGAGCTGATCTCGTCGGCGACTCTCGTGATAAAG GCAACGCAAATCGACAACGCGGATCGCTACGCCTTGGCAACGGTTATTGTTTCCCGCGAGGGAAGCGTGGAAGACGATTCTGCAAACG GTGTTATAGGCGGCCGTCTACCCGTGAGATTCGTGCTGAAGGATTATCACGCGAGCGTTCCCGAGAACACTCCGCCAGGCAGCGTTATTCTCACGGCGGGTGTCAATAAAATCGATCCC AATCTCAGGTTCTGGCTCGTTGGCGCCAAGGAGGATCTCGACAGGTTCTCCATCACCAACTCGGGAGAGCTGATCCTGAAGGGGAACCTCGACTACGAGCGGAGGATACAGCACAGTTTTCTCGTGCACGTCACCGACAAGCACAAT AACGACACGGCGAGAGTGAACGTTTCGGTGGAAGACGTGAACGAGTGGGAGCCGAGGTTCAGGCATCCCAGATACGAGTTCCACGCGAGAACCTTGAGAGAGGGTTCCATTGTTG gAAGACTCGAAGCAGCCGACGGCGACAGAGGAGATCGGGTGTCGCTGAGCCTCAGGGGACCGGATGCCAGGTCTTTCGAAATACGTGATAATGGAGAGTTGATCCTTCGGTCCATGGGTCCATTCAACGGCACCATAGCGCGATTGGTTGCCATTGCCTCCGACACTGGGAAACCTCCGAGATCCAGTATGATACCGGTGATAGTTCACCTGCCCAGTGCAGGAGCTACCCCAGTCGCAGCCAGGGCGGCTCCAGCTTGGCTGGGCAGCAGTGTTCTCTTGGTGGCGGTGTTCGGTGCTGTTCTTGGCCTCCTCGGGGTCGTTATTTTAATCCTcattttatacatttataagCA CAAAAGGCCAAAGAGCGGCGGATCGGTGAGTTCCGTGGGCACGGGATACCGAGAAAAGTCCCCGGTTCCCTCGGCCCTCAGCCCGACACCGCAAATACTCGGCGCCAGTATCCTGCAGGATACACTGGAGATAAGCAGGGATAGACGTTGCGGATCCAACGATATCGACAATCCCGTTTTCGGAGAAGATAACGATAGCTACAACGCTACGATCAAAA GTGTCATATCAAACAGACAAATGTCGCTGTACTCGAGGCACAAAGTGGCGCCTGCGCCAGAGCCACCCGCCTTGTCGGCGACGTCGAACATACCGAACGTCGGCGGCCTCGTGCAGAACATGAACGATTTGAGCGCCCGGAGCAACATCAACAACATCGAGACAGGATCGCAAAACTCCTCGAACTTCTCGGGGGATCCCCCGGATTCACTCGCGCCAACGTGGCCAGTCGAATCCCTGTCCAGGAGGGTCAAGAAGCTGTCTTGGGACGACGATGACAGG ACGGTCGACAGTGTGGAAATCGCTGCGGAAGCTCGGGCGGGCACCAGTCACGCCAACAACGAACAGCTGAACTTGACAGTGTATTTTTGA